A genomic region of Eucalyptus grandis isolate ANBG69807.140 chromosome 5, ASM1654582v1, whole genome shotgun sequence contains the following coding sequences:
- the LOC104444300 gene encoding glyoxylate/hydroxypyruvate reductase HPR3, translated as MAADPESSGGPPPLRRRAAPCVLLLRHPPHFTLIDRPLPDGFRFLKPWESPLPFDDFLASDDVRSAEAILTSQGVPVTADMLRRLPAVRLVLTTSAGLNHIDLAECRRRGVAVAGAGEVYSEEVADLAIGLLIDVLRKVSAGDRYVRRGSWSGEGEFALGSKLGGKRAGVVGLGRIGLEVAKRLEAFGCTVSYNSRKKKPYVLYPFYSDVRELATNCDVLVICCGLNEQTHHMINREVLLALGKEGVIVNIGRGSIIDEKEMVQLLVQGELGGAGLDVFENEPKVPEELLALDNVVLSPHTAVFTTESLSELCNLVVGNLEAFFSDKPLLSPVLDE; from the exons ATGGCCGCCGATCCGGAGAGCTCCGGCGGCCCTCCgcccctccgccgccgcgccgcgccgtgcgtcctcctcctccggcaCCCCCCGCACTTCACCCTCATCGACCGCCCCCTCCCCGACGGCTTCCGCTTCCTCAAGCCGTGGGAGTCGCCGCTCCCCTTCGACGACTTCCTCGCCTCCGACGACGTCCGCTCCGCCGAGGCGATCCTCACCTCCCAGGGCGTCCCGGTCACCGCCGACATGCTCCGGCGGCTCCCGGCGGTCCGCCTCGTCCTCACCACCAGCGCGGGCCTCAACCACATCGACCTCGCCGAGTGCCGGCGGCGCGGGGTCGCGGTCGCCGGCGCCGGGGAGGTGTACTCGGAGGAGGTTGCGGATCTGGCGATCGGGCTGCTGATCGACGTGCTGAGAAAGGTGTCGGCGGGCGACCGGTACGTGAGGCGGGGATCGTGGAGTGGCGAGGGCGAATTCGCACTCGGTTCGAAG CTAGGAGGCAAGAGAGCTGGAGTCGTTGGATTGGGAAGGATTGGCCTAGAAGTTGCTAAAAGGCTTGAGGCCTTTGGATGCACCGTTTCATATaactcaaggaagaagaagccataCGTTTTGTACCCCTTCTACTCTGATGTCCGCGAGCTTGCCACTAATTGTGATGTCCTCGTAATCTGTTGTGGCCTGAACGAGCAAACCCACCACATGATCAATAGGGAAGTGCTATTAGCTTTGGGGAAGGAAGGTGTGATTGTTAACATTGGGCGTGGATCAATTATCGATGAAAAGGAAATGGTGCAACTTCTAGTCCAGGGAGAACTTGGAGGCGCTGGCTTAGATGTGTTTGAGAATGAGCCCAAAGTTCCTGAAGAGCTCCTTGCTCTTGATAATGTCGTATTGTCCCCACATACAGCTGTTTTTACCACGGAATCCTTATCGGAATTATGCAATCTTGTCGTCGGGAACTTGGAAGCTTTCTTTTCAGATAAGCCCTTGCTTTCCCCTGTGTTAGACGAGTGA
- the LOC104444301 gene encoding glyoxylate/hydroxypyruvate reductase HPR3, giving the protein MAPNSPFINFPNSTVHSSQVPITLESWLPMASRAAPPPLPRRPPPRVLLLRHPHHFSLLDRPLPDGFRFLKPWESPLPLDGFLSSADARSAEAILTSARAPVNADLLRRLPEVRLVISTSAGHNHIDLAECRRRGIAVAGAGDTKSEEVADLAVGLLIDVLRKVSASDRYVRRGLWSSEGEFALGSKLGGKRVGIVGLGRIGLEVAKRLEAFGCAVSYNSRKKKPYVSYPFYSNVHELTTNCNVLVICCGLNEQTHHMINREVLLALGKEGVIVNIGRGPIIDEKEMVQLLVQGELGGAGLDVFEKEPYVPEELLGLDNVVLSPHAAVLTPETVSNLCDLIVGNLEAFFSNKPLLSPLLDE; this is encoded by the exons ATGGCGCCAAATTCCCCTTTTATCAACTTCCCCAATTCGACCGTACACTCCTCTCAAGTCCCAATCACTCTTGAGTCTTGGCTTCCAATGGCCTCTCGCGCCGCGCCACCGCCCCTCccccgccgtccgccgccgcgcgtcctcctcctccggcaCCCCCACCACTTCTCCCTCCTGGACCGCCCCCTCCCCGACGGCTTCCGCTTCCTCAAGCCGTGGGAATCGCCGCTCCCCCTCGACGGCTTCCTCTCCTCCGCCGACGCCCGCTCCGCCGAGGCGATCCTCACCTCCGCCAGGGCTCCCGTCAACGCCGACTTGCTCCGGCGGCTCCCCGAGGTCCGCCTCGTCATCAGCACCAGCGCGGGCCACAACCACATCGACCTGGCCGAGTGCCGGCGGCGGGGGATCGCGGTCGCCGGGGCGGGGGACACGAAGTCGGAGGAAGTGGCGGACTTGGCGGTCGGGCTGCTGATCGACGTGCTGCGGAAGGTCTCGGCGAGCGACCGGTACGTGAGGCGCGGATTGTGGAGTAGCGAGGGAGAATTTGCCCTCGGATCGAAG CTGGGAGGCAAGAGAGTTGGAATTGTCGGATTGGGAAGGATTGGCTTGGAAGTTGCTAAGAGGCTTGAGGCCTTTGGATGCGCCGTTTCATATaactcaaggaagaagaagccataTGTTTCGTACCCCTTCTATTCCAATGTCCATGAGCTCACCACTAACTGCAATGTCCTTGTAATCTGTTGTGGCCTGAATGAGCAAACTCATCACATGATCAATAGGGAAGTACTATTAGCTTTGGGGAAGGAAGGCGTGATTGTTAACATTGGGCGTGGACCAATTATTGATGAAAAGGAAATGGTGCAACTTCTAGTCCAGGGAGAGCTTGGAGGCGCCGGCTTAGACGTGTTTGAGAAGGAGCCTTATGTTCCTGAGGAGCTCCTTGGTCTTGATAATGTTGTACTGTCCCCGCATGCAGCTGTTCTTACCCCAGAAACCGTATCAAATTTATGTGATCTCATCGTCGGGAACTTGGaagctttcttttcaaataagcCCTTGCTTTCCCCCTTGTTGGATGAGTGA